The Arachis ipaensis cultivar K30076 chromosome B07, Araip1.1, whole genome shotgun sequence genomic interval aAGTTTAGtgaatataattattaatattatttttttagaagCTGAAACTTTTAAGTTTTTAAAAAGACTCTAATAGTTATTCTAGATAATATGAGAGATGTTTATTCTATAATTCAATAGtctattatacacattgtataaatagtcTATTAACTCCCTGACAGGATTCTATTAGAATATATATCTCATTGGAATTTTGCTATTGTACAGCATGCAAATAGGTTGACAGTTTGTATATTTTTGTATATTCCTAAGCTGCGTTTGATTCTGAGAACAGGACAGGACAAGATACTGAGAACAAGACACTGagagacagagacacaaaattttgtgttcttatatttttttggtgataaactagaacaaattatgaaaatccaatttattctcattttttgttcattcaaaaaatttaagatgaaaaatataataataaaaaatataattataaaaaattaacaaaaataatgaaagaaaaaataaaaaataagttgtgtcccctTATTAGTGTCTCTGTGTCTTTCCTGTAAGGATtgatacaaaatacactaattcagtatctctggacacattgtctctgtccatgtctcttCTGCCAAACGTAATTTTGTGTCTCAGTGTCTctgtctcagtgtcctgtctctgtaaacaaacgcagccctATATACTCTTGGATACGATGATAATgacttaaaaatttaaatttcgtgTATTTAAACAAAAATTGAAGTAAAATTCGTTTGAGACTAGacaaactctataaaaattatagaaTTATCCGGGATGCGGCGAACTCGCCCTAACTCCAAAAGAAAatcgtatttaaaaaattaaagttaaaaaataagaaatttttttattttattttaataaatttttttatgtatacattaaaattagttattaatataaaataatattaaaaataaattaaattatatatatttatatataaatatattaataactaattttaataatttaatttaaaataacatttttggattACTATGTTTTATATGATAGAATTCACAAAAGATAATGTCAAATATCCTAACTAAGCTACTTCGGGTGTTGGTAGGGTTGTCATTGCAACACTTGGTTGGTTGACCGCTGTCTTTGACCTGAAGGATGGGCACTGGATTGGATATCCCCACATATTTACATCTTTTTCTGTTTACAAAAaacattttaaataattaataaatttcaaATCACATTAAATAAAATCAACCATAAGACATATAGAACCTCATAGTTaaatagaaaatatatatatatatatatatattaaaggaTGAAATCAAAACCACTGTCACCACATCAAATAGATTCAATTCCCGAAAGAATTTTGATTCCTGGCTTTTTAAATAACTCTTAATATTTCTTTCtctattatttttgtttgatGGTAACTAAGAAAATTCACACGGTAACGATTTCCTCCAACTTTAATCACCCATATCCTTTTTGCTAATTCTCCAACAAATCCATCAAAGTTTCTGTGTGTCATGTAAAGTAGATAGATAAATGTCAATTGCTCATTAGGCATAAACAAGTGACCTAACTAACGATAATGATAACGATGAGAGAGTAAGTACTACGAAGAATTGGAACTAGTGGAGGGGATTGAACACAGAAACCGTATCCATGAAGTGTTGGTCAGATTCCAAGGCGCTCATTGTATGAGGAGAAAGACACACTTCCAATTGAATGCTTCCCCCACCTTCACGGCCAGGATATGACGTCACCTTGCCGTCAAACTTGTTGGCATATCCACTCAGAACCGCCACGGCTTTCCCCATTCCAAATTCATTCCCATAAACATTGAACCTTGGAGAACTGCTCATCACCACACTGTACGGATCAATGAAGCGACCGGTTTGATGAATAGCAGGGGATCGCACCCACTGGTTGAGCCAATCCATCACCACTCTGTGGTTGTATTTTGCAACAGCTTCGTGCACCTTACCCGCTGCCCAACCCAGATCATGCTCACTCAGCTCCCCTGCTGTTGTAACCGCTCTCACAGAGTTAACTGAGTTTCCGAAGTACTCTTGCGGCAGAGGCGGTTCCATTCTCGTTCTGTTGTTTATAACCACTATGCAACCGCTTCTTTGATCACACGGCACGCTGCGAGCACGTGTTATGCTTCTCCAAACGTGAGCTGACAATGACTGGAACGAAGAGATTTCGTTGGTGCTGGAATCTTTGTTGGCTTTGGCTTTGAGTTTCGCGATAGAATCAGCTGTGAAGTGGAAGATCCTCTCTCTCAGCTTGGGTGCTTCGTATCTGCAGATAAACTCGCCATG includes:
- the LOC107605848 gene encoding uncharacterized acetyltransferase At3g50280, yielding MRSSRVVKRISECLVKPHLPNEESTQLCHLTPWDIVPLSIHYIQKGLLFTKPQNQPQDFTHNLLHNLKNSLSLTLLHFYPLAGRLVTHQTQDPPSYSVSLDCINSPGARFIHAILDLTVSDILSPVYVPPTVHSFFDLNKAVNHDGHAMPLLSVQVTELIDGVFIGCSMNHCVADGTSYWSFFNTWSEIFQSQAKGEDVNVVNISHRPIHKRWFPELINLPFKHHGEFICRYEAPKLRERIFHFTADSIAKLKAKANKDSSTNEISSFQSLSAHVWRSITRARSVPCDQRSGCIVVINNRTRMEPPLPQEYFGNSVNSVRAVTTAGELSEHDLGWAAGKVHEAVAKYNHRVVMDWLNQWVRSPAIHQTGRFIDPYSVVMSSSPRFNVYGNEFGMGKAVAVLSGYANKFDGKVTSYPGREGGGSIQLEVCLSPHTMSALESDQHFMDTVSVFNPLH